TTGCCAGAAAAACAGCACAGATTTCCTTTATATACCAACCATAATTCAACACACCGAACACAACAGTAATTATGCCAAGAAGAAAGGTTATCAGCACTGCGGTATGTCTTTTGTCTATTCCTTTGAAATTATCGAGCTCACCAAAATGAAGGTCTTTTTTCTTTTCAATATCCTGTTCGTATGTTATACTTAGTTTTGGCTCATTTTTGATCTTTGCTGCATATCTCATCACAAAAAATATTGAAACAGAAGTGCATATCACCCAGATTATCAGGCGGTAGCCAATCCCCGACATGGGAGGCAGTCCCGCAATCCCCTGTGCAACCCCGATGGTAAAAGGATTCATGAATGCAGCAGCAAATCCTGTCGAAGCAGCTACAAAAGGTATTGCCACTCCGGTAACCGTATCGTAACCCAACACAAGTGCGAGGGGGATAAATATCATGATAAAGGGAATTGTCTCCTCACTCATGCCAAAAGTGGCACCTCCCAACGAAAAGATCACCATAAAAATGGGGATCAGCATCTTCCTCACAAAATTCGATCGCTTGTGTGCCTTTGCCAGTGCCATTATGCCGGCGTCGATCGCCTGCGTCTTCTGAAAAACATAAAAAGCCCCCCCTACAAACAAAATAAACACAATAATCTCTGATGCCGCCATAAATCCTTTTATGGGTGCAAGGAGGATATTCAAATTGAATTGTGACACCGGGGTTATTTCCTTGTAGGAGCCCGGCACTACCAAATTTACCGACTGACCGTTTATTTCTTTTACAAGTCTGTCGTATTCACCGGCAGGGATGACGAGAGTGAGTGCTGCTGTAATCACAAGAAGTGAAGTCAGAAGAACAAGGGTGTTTGGGACTTTTACTTTTAGCTTCATTTTGACGCTTTTTTTATTAATTACTTGACATTTAGAGAGGGAATAGTTAAGTTATTTTTTCGACCTTTAAAATTATTAAATAAAGATGATAAAATGAAAACATTTGTTACATTTTTTCTCATGACTGTAAAATTTTTTTCACAATCATTGCCTTTCCCCATAGATACTCTGGTGGCTGACGATAAATTTAACAACCGACAGACCATGATTCTTGATTCCGAAGGGAAAATCAGACTGGTTTACTCTGGTCAGTCCGGAACACAAAGTAACACGCGGGAAATTTACTTCCTCGAGGAAAGAGCCAACGGGCAGTTCAGCAGGGAGCAGATAACAAATAATAATGTTGATGAAAATTACCCGACTGTTTCTCTCGATGCGGATGGTAAAGTGCATATTGGAATGATCGGGAGGGATGCCTCATCGAATTATCAGGTTCTCTATTCAAACAATAGAAACGGAACATTTTTCCCGCCAAGGTTTATCACAATTGGCGGTGATAATAAAGCCACTCCTGCATCATGTGTCGGTCCGGATGGTAAAGTTCATTTCTTATACTATACCTTCACCTCAAATCCTGACAAAGTCTATTACAAGTGGTTCAACCCCGCAGACTCTTCTTCATCCACTGATATTTATCTTGCTGATGGTGAAACCTCAGGTGACCTCGATGGACAAATCCTTTTCGATCGAAACGGGAAAATGCATCTCGTATTTAAGGGAGGTAATGTAAGTACCGGGATATTGAGATACTTTAATGATATAAGCGGGACACTTACCGAGTATTCGACCGGAGTGAGTGTGAGCATCGCAAATCCGAAGTTAGTGATCGACAAAAACAACAAAGTCCATATCATTTTCAGAAATGAGTCACAAAGGGCTCTCCAATATATTAACAATGTGGCAGGTGCTTTTTCAACTCCTGTCAGTTTTACACCCGCAGGGCAACTTCCTTCAGGATATGCAAATTTTGCCATCGATGATGAGGGCACCCTGTTCTTTGTATATCAGTCATCACAGTCAGCTTCAGGGAAAGGCTTTTTCCTCAAATATCTCAAAAACGGCACTTTTTCTGATACGCTTCGGATTTATGATTTGACTCCGGAGTATGTTACCAGAAATACAAGTGCGGTCGTTGCCAAGGGAAATGGAGAAATCGCCGTCACATTTTCACCTGCCGGGGTTCGAAATTCTGTCGTATTTTGCGATATTCTGATGAAAAGAGGAAAACTCTTTAAGGAACCGCACATTTTAGTAAGAGATTCTGTAATAAATTTCGGAACCACCCCCGTCCTGCAAAACAGTGAACGGGAATTAATAATTCGAAACACGGGAGATACAACACTCGCGATAAACAGCTTCCGCTGGAACAGCAATGAGTTTGCAATAAGACTCGATTATCCCGAAAACATTGCTCCCGGTGACTCTGATATCGCAACCTTCGCTTTCATCCCTCGTACACCCGGACCAAAACTTGACACACTTTTTATCAGGTCCAATGATCCCCGCGACTCGGTGATCAAGGTTGTCCTGAAAGGATACGGTTCAGCACCACCACAAATTTCACTATCAAAAGACTCCCTCTTTTTGGTCTATTCCTCAGGCTGGCATACCAGAGATTCATTTTATGTAAGAAATACAGGATTTGACACCTTGAGTGTTGATACCTTAACAGCAACCGGCTGGTTTGATTTTTTTAAAAATTTTGAACCCTTGAGTGCGGTCGTTCCTCCGGGTGATTCGGCAGTAATTTATGTTGAACTGTTGATTCCGGTATTCATGACTCCACCCGTCTTTACGGATACAATCTTTGTCCATTCCAATGACCCCTTAAGACCAAGAGCCTCTTTAATTGTAAGATGGGAACAGCCACAATCTGCCAAAGATGAACCCCTGCCGACAGAATACTCGCTGAAACAGAACTACCCAAATCCCTTTAATCCTGAAACAGTTATTGCATTCACGCTCAAAGAATCCTCTCCTGTCAGGCTGGAAATCTTTAATACTTCGGGCGAACTGGTTAAAACTCTTGTGAATAAACAGCTGAATCCCGGGAAATATTCTATCGGCTTCAATGCCCGGAATTTACCCTCTGGAACATATTTTTACAGAATAACTGCAGGCAGTTTCACCAACACTAAAAAGATGATCCTTTTGCGGTGATCAATTTGGTGCATCTAAATATTGCTGTTATGGTTAAATTTGAATGGTTGATGCGTGAAAATAATGACACCACAATTTGCAACAAACTAAAAGCAAAATCTGCTGACTGAATAAATTTGGATGGACTCTAAAAAGTGAGCTTAAATTCTTGATAATCCTCGGAATTGATCCCGGCACAGTGAAGTGCGGGTACGGCATAATATCAAAGGATGAAAACCGGAGAGAGTGTCTCGGCTACGGCATCATCAATGTTCCGTCAACACTAAAAATGCCCGATAAACTTGCATATATTTACAATGAGATTGATAATCTTATCAGGCAATACCGCCCCGCAGAGTGTGCCGTGGAAACAGCATTCTACGGGAAAAATATTCAATCGGCGCTAAAACTTGGATACGCGCGAGGAACAGCAATTATCGCCGCAGTTCGTGCCGGTCTGAAGATTTCGGAATTTTCCCCCAAAGAAGTGAAGAAATCGGTAACAGGAAAAGGTTCGGCTTCAAAGGAGCAGGTGGGATTTATGATTAAAACTCTCTTAAACCTTGGAACGGTGGATATCCCTCTTGATGCATCCGATGCTCTTGCCATCGCCCTTTGTGCTTCTTTTCAAGAGAGCGGACAGGCGACCAAACCCAAATCGTGGTCAGATTTTATTAAAAACAATCCGGATAAAGTTTTATAATGATAGGATACCTGAGCGG
This genomic window from Ignavibacteria bacterium contains:
- a CDS encoding YfcC family protein is translated as MKLKVKVPNTLVLLTSLLVITAALTLVIPAGEYDRLVKEINGQSVNLVVPGSYKEITPVSQFNLNILLAPIKGFMAASEIIVFILFVGGAFYVFQKTQAIDAGIMALAKAHKRSNFVRKMLIPIFMVIFSLGGATFGMSEETIPFIMIFIPLALVLGYDTVTGVAIPFVAASTGFAAAFMNPFTIGVAQGIAGLPPMSGIGYRLIIWVICTSVSIFFVMRYAAKIKNEPKLSITYEQDIEKKKDLHFGELDNFKGIDKRHTAVLITFLLGIITVVFGVLNYGWYIKEICAVFLATGIITGIVGGLSADEISGAFVAGAKDLISTAFVVALSKALLIVASDGKIIDTILYAFSAPLDGLHPIGSSIVMLFVQKVIVFFVPSGSGQAALTMPVMAPLSDILGVSRQTAVLAFQFGEGFANMIIPTSAVTMGILTLAKIPYEKWAVWVLPLEIIFIILACILMIPPYFIWQ
- a CDS encoding T9SS type A sorting domain-containing protein, producing MKTFVTFFLMTVKFFSQSLPFPIDTLVADDKFNNRQTMILDSEGKIRLVYSGQSGTQSNTREIYFLEERANGQFSREQITNNNVDENYPTVSLDADGKVHIGMIGRDASSNYQVLYSNNRNGTFFPPRFITIGGDNKATPASCVGPDGKVHFLYYTFTSNPDKVYYKWFNPADSSSSTDIYLADGETSGDLDGQILFDRNGKMHLVFKGGNVSTGILRYFNDISGTLTEYSTGVSVSIANPKLVIDKNNKVHIIFRNESQRALQYINNVAGAFSTPVSFTPAGQLPSGYANFAIDDEGTLFFVYQSSQSASGKGFFLKYLKNGTFSDTLRIYDLTPEYVTRNTSAVVAKGNGEIAVTFSPAGVRNSVVFCDILMKRGKLFKEPHILVRDSVINFGTTPVLQNSERELIIRNTGDTTLAINSFRWNSNEFAIRLDYPENIAPGDSDIATFAFIPRTPGPKLDTLFIRSNDPRDSVIKVVLKGYGSAPPQISLSKDSLFLVYSSGWHTRDSFYVRNTGFDTLSVDTLTATGWFDFFKNFEPLSAVVPPGDSAVIYVELLIPVFMTPPVFTDTIFVHSNDPLRPRASLIVRWEQPQSAKDEPLPTEYSLKQNYPNPFNPETVIAFTLKESSPVRLEIFNTSGELVKTLVNKQLNPGKYSIGFNARNLPSGTYFYRITAGSFTNTKKMILLR
- the ruvC gene encoding crossover junction endodeoxyribonuclease RuvC, with the protein product MIILGIDPGTVKCGYGIISKDENRRECLGYGIINVPSTLKMPDKLAYIYNEIDNLIRQYRPAECAVETAFYGKNIQSALKLGYARGTAIIAAVRAGLKISEFSPKEVKKSVTGKGSASKEQVGFMIKTLLNLGTVDIPLDASDALAIALCASFQESGQATKPKSWSDFIKNNPDKVL